CCGGACGCACACACGCGTTCGGCGCCGCTGCGGGCGTTGAAACTCGTCCGACGGACCGTCAGGGGTTTCGGGATGAGTTCGGCATCGCCGGCCCGGCGTTTCGCGACAACCGCACGCGCCAGTGCCGACGCTGCCGACGGCAGGCGACGAACCATACGCCAGGATTCCGAACGCGCTGCGCGCGTGAGCTCGTCGTCGTCGTGCTCGATGCGGGTCGCGGAGATCGGCGCCTGCTCGACCCGCTCATCCGGACCGGCGGTCGCGGCCATGAACGTGTTGAGTGCGGCGAGACCGTCGGCGACGGCGTGATGGACGCGGACGACGACCGCCTGCCGCCCACCGGCGAGACCGTGCACGAGGGTCAGTCCCCAGAGCGGCCGACTCCGATCGAGTTGCCGGACGGCGAGCTCGGACAGGATCGCGTCCAGCTCGGCACGTCCCCCCGGTGCGGCGGCGGAACGCTCGTCCAGGTGCCGGCGCACGTCGAAGTCGTTGTCGTGCACCCAGAAGGGACGGGCGCCGTGTCCGCGAGCCCACGCGAGCCGCTGGGTCGCGCGCGGGAACATGCCGAGGTAGTCGGGCAGGACGTCGGCGATCTCGGTGAGATCGAGGGGCCGGCCACGACGGGAGGTGTCGAGCACCGCGACCTTCAGTGTGTGCATCGGGGTCGACGCCGATTCCATGTTCAGCATCAGCGCGTCGGGACCGGACATCCGTTCGGCGTCCAGAACACCGGTGGAGCGGTCGATCTGCTTGACAGCGTGCATGATTCAGCTCACCTTTCGTTCGGTCGACGGGGCGGACGGGAGTTCGCGTTTGAGGATCTTGCCGGTGGCATTGCGCGGCAGTTCGTCGAGGAAGTGGACGTCGCGGGGGACCTTGAACCCGGCGAGCTGTTCTCGCACGTGCCGCTGGATGTCCTCGGCGCCGATCTCGGCCTCCGGTGCTCGCACCACATGGGCGACGAGACGCTGGCCGAACCTGTCGTCGTCGACCCCGGTCACCGCGACCTCGACCACCTCGTCGAGAGCCCCGATGACCAACTCGACCTCGAGGGGATACACGTTCTCCCCACCGGAGACGATCATCTCGTCGTCGCGGCCGACGACGAACAGCAGCCCGTTCTCGTCGAAGCGGCCGACATCGCCCGACACCATGTGTCCGTCGCTGAATGCCTTGGTGTCCGAGCTGGTGTAACCGTCGAACCCGGAGTTGTTCGCGACCACGATGCGCCCGACCTCGCCGACGGGGACCTCGCGGTCGTCGTCGTCCAGGATGCGAACACTCGTACCCGCGAGCGGCCGCCCGGCGGTCTCCGGCGCGGTGCGCAGATCGGTTGGGGTGGCGGTGGTGATGAGACCCGCCTCGGTGGCGTTGTAGCTGTTGTAGACCACGTCGCCGTACCGGTCCAGGAATGCGACGAGAGCGTCGGAGCGCATCCGCGATCCGCTCGCGGTGGCGAAGCGCAGTGTCGGCATCGGGTGGTCGTCGAGGACGTCGTCGGGGAGGTCCGTGATGCGTTCGAGCATCACCGGAACCACGGCGAGGCCGGTGGCCCCGTGGTCGCGGACCATGTCGAGCGTCGCCACGGGATCGAAGCGACGGCGCATGATCATAGTGCACGTCATCGTCGCCGCGATGGCCACCTGCCCGAAACCCCATGCGTGGAAGACCGGGGCCGCGATGACGATGGACTCGCCTGCGCGCCAGGGAATCCGGTCGAGCATCGCGGCGAGGGACGCCACGTCGGTGCTTCCGCCTCGGCGCGCACCCTTGGGCGTTCCGGTGGTTCCCGAGGTCAGCAACACGATCCGGCCGGCACGATCGGGCCGCGCGGGTCGCGCGCCGCGATTCGCGCCGATCAGTCCGTTGACGGTGACACCTTGCGACGACTCGTACTCCGTCCATGCACGGATGCGCCGCAGTTCCGGAAGTCGTTGCGCCGCGCCCTCGACGACGGTGTCGAACTCGTCGTCGGCGATGAGCACGTCTGCCTGTTCACGTTCGAGGACGTCGGCGAGCTGGGGTCCGGCGAACCCGGTGTTGAGGAGTACCGCGTCGGCACCGAGCCGGGACGTCGCGGCGAGCGCCTCGATGAGACCGCGGTGGTTGCGGCAGAGGATGGCGACGGTGCCGACGGTCGTGCCGGGTAGATCGCGCAGACCGACGGCGAGCGCGTCACAGCGGGCATCGAGCTCGCGCCAGGTGAGTTGTCCCGCCTCGTCGATGAGGGCGAGTCCGTGGGGGTCGCGCGCCGCGGCGAGGCCGATCCCGCTCACCGGCGAGGCGCCGCCGTGCCGACGGAGGTTGAGCCCCATGCGGACATAGCGATCGACCCGGAGCGAACCGAGAAAGCCGCTGCGGACGAGGGTGCGAACGAGCCACATCTGTGTGGTGACGCGATCGCGGAGTTGCGAGATCACCGTCGTCTCCTGGTGATCAGCCGATGACCGGGAATCGGCGCTTGCGGGCGAGGTCGTCCAGTGCGTGCTGCATGCGTTTGCGGACCATCTGGTCCACCTCGTCGTGTTCGGGGTTGTTGCCGAACTCGGCGGTGATGTCGATCGGGTCGAGGACCTCGGTGACCAGCTTCGACGGCAACGGGATGTTCGGCGGGAGGTGCGCGGTCAGACCGAACGGGAAGCCGAGCGCGAACGGAGCGGTGTCGGTGCGGATCAGCTTGTCGAGCCGCAGTATCCGGGCCAGCGTGTCACCGCGGTTGAGGAACAGCTGCGTCTCCTGGCCCCCGATGGTGACGATCGGGACGATCGGGACGCCCGCCTCGAGTGCGGTGCGGATGTACCCGGTCCGACCGTGGAAGTCGATCGTCGCGCTCTGGCTGCTCGGCCGCAGCGCCTCCCACTCCCCGCCGGGGAACACGATGGTGGCCGCGCCGGACCGCAGGGCGGCGACCGCGTTCTTCGGGTGAGCCGGCAGGAACCCGACCTTTCCGAAGATCTGTTTGCCCGATCCGGTGAAGATGAGGTCGTGGGCCAGGGTGT
The genomic region above belongs to Gordonia hongkongensis and contains:
- a CDS encoding wax ester/triacylglycerol synthase domain-containing protein; its protein translation is MHAVKQIDRSTGVLDAERMSGPDALMLNMESASTPMHTLKVAVLDTSRRGRPLDLTEIADVLPDYLGMFPRATQRLAWARGHGARPFWVHDNDFDVRRHLDERSAAAPGGRAELDAILSELAVRQLDRSRPLWGLTLVHGLAGGRQAVVVRVHHAVADGLAALNTFMAATAGPDERVEQAPISATRIEHDDDELTRAARSESWRMVRRLPSAASALARAVVAKRRAGDAELIPKPLTVRRTSFNARSGAERVCASGDIPLAAVQRLALATGNTVNGALHGVIAGAIRAELIARGEEPGVSVSIFGVCKDLASTRVHGNEIATAMAYLRSDLADPIERIAATGESCAATVRCRREVGFDLTDALATYTGRLGPTFRGLAANRAPLVMNNITTANMPGPRTTRWVGDIEVVDWISFALAIAPADVNLTTYSYAGRLSMGLIATPESMPDPAGFLRRVADAVAEAADALGRTTADEDENSTAMAQEAS
- a CDS encoding AMP-binding protein translates to MISQLRDRVTTQMWLVRTLVRSGFLGSLRVDRYVRMGLNLRRHGGASPVSGIGLAAARDPHGLALIDEAGQLTWRELDARCDALAVGLRDLPGTTVGTVAILCRNHRGLIEALAATSRLGADAVLLNTGFAGPQLADVLEREQADVLIADDEFDTVVEGAAQRLPELRRIRAWTEYESSQGVTVNGLIGANRGARPARPDRAGRIVLLTSGTTGTPKGARRGGSTDVASLAAMLDRIPWRAGESIVIAAPVFHAWGFGQVAIAATMTCTMIMRRRFDPVATLDMVRDHGATGLAVVPVMLERITDLPDDVLDDHPMPTLRFATASGSRMRSDALVAFLDRYGDVVYNSYNATEAGLITTATPTDLRTAPETAGRPLAGTSVRILDDDDREVPVGEVGRIVVANNSGFDGYTSSDTKAFSDGHMVSGDVGRFDENGLLFVVGRDDEMIVSGGENVYPLEVELVIGALDEVVEVAVTGVDDDRFGQRLVAHVVRAPEAEIGAEDIQRHVREQLAGFKVPRDVHFLDELPRNATGKILKRELPSAPSTERKVS
- a CDS encoding lysophospholipid acyltransferase family protein, which encodes MSAETFDLTARDETWVKRVLPVLKLVAKTYFRSEVRGMDKVPDGGALLVSNHSGGLMAFDVPVISVAFADEFGADRPLYTLAHDLIFTGSGKQIFGKVGFLPAHPKNAVAALRSGAATIVFPGGEWEALRPSSQSATIDFHGRTGYIRTALEAGVPIVPIVTIGGQETQLFLNRGDTLARILRLDKLIRTDTAPFALGFPFGLTAHLPPNIPLPSKLVTEVLDPIDITAEFGNNPEHDEVDQMVRKRMQHALDDLARKRRFPVIG